The following proteins are encoded in a genomic region of Magnolia sinica isolate HGM2019 chromosome 1, MsV1, whole genome shotgun sequence:
- the LOC131256503 gene encoding uncharacterized protein LOC131256503, with translation MSALPAILAPTCLSIRSPRFKFNLVRPSAHSRFSLPIHLHLRTSFLGFPPQTLTRSVRRHVTNAGPPSPEPEDPLGKDPTTGLEANLYKIQDGVQIFFAVLFWMSLFFWASAWDGSDSGRPNKGSRFRR, from the exons ATGTCCGCTCTGCCGGCAATTCTTGCTCCTACCTGCCTTTCAATTCGATCGCCTCGTTTCAAATTCAATCTCGTCCGTCCATCCGCACACTCTAGATTTTCTCTCCCCATCCATCTCCATCTCCGCACTTCCTTCCTAGGGTTTCCTCCGCAAACTCTCACCCGTTCCGTTCGCCGTCACGTGACAAACGCCGGCCCTCCGTCGCCGGAGCCGGAAGACCCGCTCGGAAAAGACCCGACGACAG GTCTTGAAGCGAACTTGTACAAGATCCAGGACGGAGTGCAGATATTCTTTGCGGTTCTTTTCTGGATGTCTCTGTTTTTCTGGGCTAGTGCATGGGATGGGAGTGATAGCGGCAGACCAAACAAGGGATCTCGATTTAGAAGGTGA